Genomic window (Juglans microcarpa x Juglans regia isolate MS1-56 chromosome 2S, Jm3101_v1.0, whole genome shotgun sequence):
ACCACTTTGAGGctttttttatgataatttttcCCTTATCAGCCTCAGAGAAGAAATTCTCTGGCATGAGAGCCATCTGACAAGATGCATAGTCTTCCTCGAAAGGGTGGTCTGGTTTTAGTCCATACTTCTGCAGAGGAAGTTTCCACAGCAGATAAGACTCGATGAACTTCGAAACTCCACGCCTCTGTTGAAAGTCATTgcgtatatattatattaaacttcTTAACATCAGCACTCTACTCATctttcagaatatatatatatatatatataaaaaatttgttctGCAGAAGAGAAATAGTGATGAATTTACCATTGGAGAAAAAAGAAGGCAAAGAAGGGTTCTGAGAATGCTTTGGTTAGGTCTTTCATGGAGAAACTGAGAAGATCTTGTTGAgtagaacaagaaaaatggcaAACCCCAAACCCAGTAATCGGGAATTGTCCAGTGCAAAGTCCTTACCACCAAGGTACATGGTTGTCCTTCCGGTCCTTCAAGACAACAGTGCCATTTCATTACACATACAGGTCATGATATAAAAAGTACTACACGATAAGCAATAATATTCCACTTGCACATTATATATCTAAGTAATCTTTTAAATGACCGCCAACACATAACATTCACTgaactatatatacatgatatggCAATTCTCCCATAGCAAACTCtgaatacattaataattaacCCAATTCATGTTTACTATAACTCGGATAACTTTAATTAAGACCTGGCCGTCTGATAATCCATTCATTAtatctcaataaataaattatttgttgaaCTTTTCAAATGAATTCCGAAGAATTTTCCAAGATCGGCCTAATTAATATGGCGAGcagacttttttcttttgtttcagtGGGTACAGTGTCGTTGAATTAAGTAGTTGACTGATCTTCTGGCCAGTGACCTATCCCTTTTCTCATTAATTTTATGCGCGTGAGTTTATTTATTCACATGtacacaaataataattaatgattagTAAAGTCAAGTTCAGAGCTAGCTGTCGTTGAATATTTCTAATTTCTGTGAAATGAAATCATTAAAAActagtaaattaatattattcgcaagtcaaactcatcttaattaattaaattgtatGAAACCAAAACCatgcaaatttgaattaaagccatgcatatataataacgTGAAAGCTCAGAACTACGACCGATGCACACGTTCATACTACTGTATACCTTGGTTCGCCTCTGCGCACTCAAGTGCTAGATCAATAGCTGATTTCTTGTAGCCAATGACTGCAACCTTCTTCCCTCCTAACAGAGTTGATGTAGATTCCTTGTCAAGTTTGCAGTAATCAATGGAATGCAATACCCGGCCCTGGAATATCTCAGGACCTTTGTTGCGTGGAAATTCTGGGATTTTAGGTATATCCCCATACTTTCCAATGCAAACCACAATGAACTCGAAGGCGTACCACTGAATTGATAGTGAAGCAAATAAACAAAGTCAATGTATATTTCAATTAACCAAGAAATTAAAGTGGGTTAAATGCGAACATAACTATGATATCAATTACGTCAATGATGACAAAaatttgacatatatatatatatatatatatatacacacacacacacgcgcgcgcgcgcgcacactcacacacacacgcacagaGACACACTTCCACTCTGATATTATTATACCAAGATGGCAAGATATCCATCTTTGTCGTGTGGAATATAAGAAAAACCGTGTTGCTTTTGAACCCTAATTAGTACTCGTTCAACGTcatgatttttgtttctttctttaaattattcgaagaaaagaaaaaactaagttGAGGACCTGAACGTCTTTTGAATGGTTGGTTTGCACAGCAACCTCCCAAACAGGGTGTCCTGGCAAAAGGCTGCCCGGTTTCTTACTCATGAAATCGGTGGCGGCATCCGCCGGGGAGTCGTGATCAGAACCAACAAACTTGATCTCCACCACCTTTGAGTTGAACCTCACAAACTTGAGCAA
Coding sequences:
- the LOC121251621 gene encoding probable flavin-containing monooxygenase 1; the protein is MAPVVSKIAIIGAGVSGLAAAKQVSRHNPIVFEASDSTGGVWRHCSYSSTKLQSRRCDYEFSDFPWRERNNASFPSHTEIIEYLDSYAEHFDLLKFVRFNSKVVEIKFVGSDHDSPADAATDFMSKKPGSLLPGHPVWEVAVQTNHSKDVQWYAFEFIVVCIGKYGDIPKIPEFPRNKGPEIFQGRVLHSIDYCKLDKESTSTLLGGKKVAVIGYKKSAIDLALECAEANQGPEGQPCTLVVRTLHWTIPDYWVWGLPFFLFYSTRSSQFLHERPNQSILRTLLCLLFSPMRRGVSKFIESYLLWKLPLQKYGLKPDHPFEEDYASCQMALMPENFFSEADKGKIIIKKASKWWFSKEGIEFDDNTKLEADVVVLATGYDGKKKLKAILPEPFRSLLEYPSGVMPLYRGTIHPLIPNMAFVGYLESVANLHSSELRSIWLGRLLDNKFKLPSVEEMIEQTNKEIEISKKTTRFYKRHCISTFSINHSDEICQEMGWNSWRKKSWFSEAFSPYCSQDYNKEN